A genomic window from Phoenix dactylifera cultivar Barhee BC4 chromosome 7, palm_55x_up_171113_PBpolish2nd_filt_p, whole genome shotgun sequence includes:
- the LOC103719039 gene encoding nucleobase-ascorbate transporter 6-like isoform X1, with protein MAGGGGGGGGGGLAPLPKQEELVPHPVKDQLPNISYCITSPPPWPEAILLGFQHYLVMLGTTVIIPTALVPQMGGGNDEKAQVIQTLLFVAGLNTLLQTLFGTRLPAVIGGSYSFVLPTISIILAGRYSNIPDPHEKFLHIMRGTQGALIVASTLQIILGFSGLWRNVARFLSPLSAVPLVALAGFGLYELGFPGVAKCIEIGLPQLLILIIFSQYMPHAVHSQRPVFDRFAVIFSVAIVWLYAFILTMGGAYRNAAPKTQQHCRTDRSGLVGAAPWIRVPYPFQWGAPTFDAGEAFAMMAASFVALVESTGTFIAVARYASATPLPPSILSRGVGWQGIGILLDGLFGTANGSTVSVENAGLLALTRVGSRRVVQISAGFMIFFSILGKFGAVFASIPGPIIAALYCIFFAYVGAAGLSFLQFCNLNSFRTKFILGFSVFMGLSVPQYFNEYTSVASYGPVHTGARWFNDIVNVIFSSEAFVAGLVAYFLDNTLHRHDSATRKDRGRHFWDRFRSFNADSRSEEFYSLPFNLHKFFPSV; from the exons atggccgGAGGTGGAGGCGGTGGCGGAGGTGGCGGATTGGCGCCGCTGCCGAAGCAGGAGGAGTTGGTGCCCCACCCAGTGAAGGATCAGCTTCCCAACATTTCCTACTGCATCACCAGTCCTCCTCCATGGC CGGAGGCTATCCTTCTCGGTTTCCAGCACTACCTGGTTATGCTTGGCACCACTGTTATCATTCCTACTGCTCTTGTTCCTCAGATGGGTGGAGGAAAT GATGAGAAAGCTCAGGTGATCCAGACATTACTGTTTGTGGCCGGCTTAAACACTCTGTTACAGACCTTGTTTGGAACTCGTTTACCTGCTGTGATCGGAGGCTCATACAGCTTTGTTCTCCCTACCATCTCCATCATCCTAGCTGGCCGTTATAGTAACATCCCAGATCCTCATGAG AAATTCCTACACATCATGCGGGGAACCCAAGGTGCCCTGATTGTTGCTTCAACTCTTCAGATCATATTGGGTTTCAGTGGGCTATGGCGCAATGTTGCAAG ATTTCTAAGTCCACTCTCAGCTGTACCTCTTGTTGCTCTTGCCGGATTTGGGCTCTATGAGCTTGGTTTCCCTGGA GTGGCAAAATGCATTGAAATTGGACTTCCACAATTATTAATACTGATAATATTTTCTCAG TACATGCCCCATGCTGTACATTCACAAAGACCTGTCTTTGACCGGTTCGCTGTCATATTCTCTGTTGCAATTGTTTGGCTTTATGCTTTCATACTCACGATGGGCGGGGCATATAGGAATGCAGCACCGAAAACTCAACAGCATTGTCGCACTGATCGTTCTGGACTTGTTGGTGCAGCTCCTTG GATAAGAGTTCCATATCCTTTTCAATGGGGAGCACCAACATTTGATGCAGGTGAAGCTTTTGCAATGATGGCTGCTTCATTTGTCGCTCTTGTAGAG TCAACTGGTACTTTTATTGCGGTTGCAAGGTATGCAAGTGCTACACCATTGCCCCCATCCATTCTCAGTCGTGGTGTTGGTTGGCAG GGGATTGGTATCTTGTTGGATGGGCTGTTTGGAACAGCTAATGGCTCCACAGTATCTGT TGAAAATGCTGGTTTGCTAGCCTTGACACGTGTTGGCAGCAGAAGAGTTGTGCAAATTTCGGCAGGCTTCATGATATTCTTTTCCATTCTTG GAAAATTTGGAGCGGTTTTTGCATCCATTCCAGGACCAATAATTGCAGCTTTATATTGCATTTTCTTTGCATATGTTG GTGCAGCTGGTCTCAGTTTCCTTCAATTCTGCAACCTCAACAGCTTCCGGACAAAATTTATCTTAGGTTTCTCTGTGTTTATGGGTTTGTCTGTTCCACAATATTTCAATGAGTACACGTCGGTTGCTAGCTATGGTCCGGTACACACTGGTGCAAGATGG TTCAATGATATTGTCAACGTGATATTCTCTTCGGAAGCATTTGTTGCGGGCCTTGTGGCATATTTCTTGGACAACACCCTGCACAGGCATGACAGCGCAACCAGAAAGGACAGGGGCCGTCACTTCTGGGACAGATTCAGATCCTTCAATGCAGACAGCAGAAGTGAGGAATTTTATTCATTGCCATTCAACCTGCATAAATTCTTCCCATCCGTGTGA
- the LOC103719038 gene encoding uncharacterized protein LOC103719038 — translation MASNARSDQAEELILGTANLSFANRGCCCFWVPWSGSKSWERIAPAGDRAEEAVATKGRWWWTTGWKALTKVREWSEILAGPRWKTFIRRVGRYARRGGSGGGMPRSRFGYDPLSYALNFDDGMDSETDEDVVHRGFSVRYVAPPSSTKSSMDLGGRDAPPFFVEPPATS, via the coding sequence ATGGCTTCTAACGCCCGATCGGACCAAGCCGAAGAGCTGATCTTGGGAACCGCCAATCTGTCGTTTGCCAACCGCGGATGCTGCTGCTTCTGGGTGCCCTGGTCCGGCTCCAAGTCCTGGGAACGGATAGCGCCGGCGGGGGATCGGGCCGAGGAGGCAGTGGCCACCAAGGGGCGATGGTGGTGGACGACGGGATGGAAGGCATTGACGAAGGTGAGAGAGTGGTCCGAGATTTTGGCCGGCCCACGCTGGAAGACCTTCATCCGACGGGTCGGCCGCTACGCCCGCCGCGGCGGTAGCGGCGGCGGGATGCCGAGGAGCAGGTTCGGGTACGACCCTCTCAGCTACGCCCTCAACTTTGACGATGGAATGGACAGCGAAACCGACGAAGACGTCGTCCACCGGGGATTCTCTGTCCGGTACGTCGCCCCGCCGTCGTCGACCAAGTCGTCAATGGATCTCGGTGGGCGAGATGCGCCGCCGTTCTTTGTCGAACCCCCTGCAACCAGTTGA
- the LOC103719039 gene encoding nucleobase-ascorbate transporter 6-like isoform X2, which produces MLGTTVIIPTALVPQMGGGNDEKAQVIQTLLFVAGLNTLLQTLFGTRLPAVIGGSYSFVLPTISIILAGRYSNIPDPHEKFLHIMRGTQGALIVASTLQIILGFSGLWRNVARFLSPLSAVPLVALAGFGLYELGFPGVAKCIEIGLPQLLILIIFSQYMPHAVHSQRPVFDRFAVIFSVAIVWLYAFILTMGGAYRNAAPKTQQHCRTDRSGLVGAAPWIRVPYPFQWGAPTFDAGEAFAMMAASFVALVESTGTFIAVARYASATPLPPSILSRGVGWQGIGILLDGLFGTANGSTVSVENAGLLALTRVGSRRVVQISAGFMIFFSILGKFGAVFASIPGPIIAALYCIFFAYVGAAGLSFLQFCNLNSFRTKFILGFSVFMGLSVPQYFNEYTSVASYGPVHTGARWFNDIVNVIFSSEAFVAGLVAYFLDNTLHRHDSATRKDRGRHFWDRFRSFNADSRSEEFYSLPFNLHKFFPSV; this is translated from the exons ATGCTTGGCACCACTGTTATCATTCCTACTGCTCTTGTTCCTCAGATGGGTGGAGGAAAT GATGAGAAAGCTCAGGTGATCCAGACATTACTGTTTGTGGCCGGCTTAAACACTCTGTTACAGACCTTGTTTGGAACTCGTTTACCTGCTGTGATCGGAGGCTCATACAGCTTTGTTCTCCCTACCATCTCCATCATCCTAGCTGGCCGTTATAGTAACATCCCAGATCCTCATGAG AAATTCCTACACATCATGCGGGGAACCCAAGGTGCCCTGATTGTTGCTTCAACTCTTCAGATCATATTGGGTTTCAGTGGGCTATGGCGCAATGTTGCAAG ATTTCTAAGTCCACTCTCAGCTGTACCTCTTGTTGCTCTTGCCGGATTTGGGCTCTATGAGCTTGGTTTCCCTGGA GTGGCAAAATGCATTGAAATTGGACTTCCACAATTATTAATACTGATAATATTTTCTCAG TACATGCCCCATGCTGTACATTCACAAAGACCTGTCTTTGACCGGTTCGCTGTCATATTCTCTGTTGCAATTGTTTGGCTTTATGCTTTCATACTCACGATGGGCGGGGCATATAGGAATGCAGCACCGAAAACTCAACAGCATTGTCGCACTGATCGTTCTGGACTTGTTGGTGCAGCTCCTTG GATAAGAGTTCCATATCCTTTTCAATGGGGAGCACCAACATTTGATGCAGGTGAAGCTTTTGCAATGATGGCTGCTTCATTTGTCGCTCTTGTAGAG TCAACTGGTACTTTTATTGCGGTTGCAAGGTATGCAAGTGCTACACCATTGCCCCCATCCATTCTCAGTCGTGGTGTTGGTTGGCAG GGGATTGGTATCTTGTTGGATGGGCTGTTTGGAACAGCTAATGGCTCCACAGTATCTGT TGAAAATGCTGGTTTGCTAGCCTTGACACGTGTTGGCAGCAGAAGAGTTGTGCAAATTTCGGCAGGCTTCATGATATTCTTTTCCATTCTTG GAAAATTTGGAGCGGTTTTTGCATCCATTCCAGGACCAATAATTGCAGCTTTATATTGCATTTTCTTTGCATATGTTG GTGCAGCTGGTCTCAGTTTCCTTCAATTCTGCAACCTCAACAGCTTCCGGACAAAATTTATCTTAGGTTTCTCTGTGTTTATGGGTTTGTCTGTTCCACAATATTTCAATGAGTACACGTCGGTTGCTAGCTATGGTCCGGTACACACTGGTGCAAGATGG TTCAATGATATTGTCAACGTGATATTCTCTTCGGAAGCATTTGTTGCGGGCCTTGTGGCATATTTCTTGGACAACACCCTGCACAGGCATGACAGCGCAACCAGAAAGGACAGGGGCCGTCACTTCTGGGACAGATTCAGATCCTTCAATGCAGACAGCAGAAGTGAGGAATTTTATTCATTGCCATTCAACCTGCATAAATTCTTCCCATCCGTGTGA